The nucleotide window GATAGATAGTTCACTGATTTTCACCGCTGGATAGAGGCTTAACAACAATCTAAAGGGATTGTTATTTTCACTTATTATGTGTATTGACAATAAAAGGTATAATAACATAAATTTATTTGTAACCGCTTACTTAATATCGAAAAAGTAAGTATGAGTGGCAAAAGTCATACTCACTCGTAAAGGTTGGTGACCATGCATCAGGTGTTCCTGATGCCATCCGTGCAACAATGAAGATTGTTGCCAGCGTAATGATCAACAGAGTATATCCATGTATGCAGTACATTGTTGTGAAAGGCCCGACGCTTGGCAGAATCATAGTATGTTGACATGAACCTACGAGGAGGAGATGGAATGGGCGGAAAATGGTTAAGGTTATGCATGGCAGCTGTGATGGTTCTCAGTTTGTTACCTGGTATCGGTACAGAAGGGTCACATGTGAAGGCTGCAGCAGCTGGTGATACGTTACTGGCTCACTCGTATGAGGATGGTACGACCCAAGGGTGGATGGCGAGAGGCGGAGTAACTGTCGCGGCTACCGGGGATCAGGCATATGAAGGGGCATATTCACTTCAGACCACGGGACGAACAGCGGCATGGAATGGCCCTGCATTATCTCTGACAGGTGTAGTAGAGAAAGGTACAGTAGTTGAGATCTCCGGATATGTGAAGCTGGTCGCAGGTTCCGTACCTGCCAATCTGAAATTTACGGTGGAACGTCGGGATGGCAACCAGCCTGCGCAGTACGATCAAGTGAATGCAGCTCAGCAAGTAACGGATCAGGAGTGGGTTAAACTGCAAGGGCAATACAGTTTCCAGCAAGGAACGGACCTGTTGTTGTATCTGGAGAGTGCCGATCCGACCAGTGCATATCTGCTGGATGCGTTCAACGTACGTCTGGTGACACCTGCACCGGAAAATCCGGGCGAGCCTGTTGAACCTGGTGCACAGCTGTTTACGGCTGATTTTGAAGATGGTAACCTTGGCAATTGGCGTTCACGGGGCAGTGAGCATCTGGAGGTGGTAACCGGCATCGGTCATAACAGCACACACAGCCTAAAAACCTCATCTCGGACTGAGACGTTCCACGGACCGCTGATTGAGGTGCTGGATCATCTGCAAAAGGGAAGTACCGTTCATGTGTCGTTCTGGGCGATGTATGATGAAGGACCTGCGAGTCAGGTTATTAACGGTTCATTGGAAAAGGAATATAACGATGACTCCGCAAACCGTGAATATGCTTCGTTTGCTTCTACGACGCTGAACAAAGGCGAGTGGAAGAAAATTGAGGCAGACATCGTCGTTCCGGGAGAAAACAGCGGAATAACTGGATTAAGGGTGTATGCCGAGACTCCATGGAAGCAGTCAGAGCAGGTTACCCCGGCTGACACCATTCCTTTCTACATTGATGATGTATCAATTACAGCTGCGGAGCAGATTGAAATTGAGGAAGATATTCCGAATCTGGCAAGTACGCTTGCAACATCCTATGCACTGGGAGCGGCGATTGACTTATCTGCACTGGATGAACAAGATCCACACTCCCAGTTGTTAACGAAACACTTTAACAGTATTACCGCAGGTAACTTTATGAAGATGGATGCCATGCAACCGCGTGAGGGGCAGTTTGTCTGGTCCGAGGCGGATCGTCTGGTGAACTTTGCTGAAGCAAACAACATGCAGGTGAGAGGGCATACGTTATTGTGGCACAGTCAGGTGCCAGAATGGTTCTTTACCCATCCGGATGATGTATCACAGCCAGCCACGCGAGAACAGTTGCTTCTTCGGATGAAGACGCATATTCAAACGATTATGAATCGTTACCAAGGGCAAGTACACACATGGGATGTCGTCAATGAAGTCATCTCGGACGGAGGCGGACTGCGTAATGAGGCGAGCGGCTCCAAGTGGAGAGACATTATTGGAGATGTGGACGGTGACGGGGATGACAGTGATTATATTGAGCTAGCTTTTCGTTATGCGCGTGAGGCCGATCCCGATGCTGTGCTGGTCATCAATGATTACGGGCTGGAGGGTAGTGCTAGCAAGCTGAATGACATGGTGGAACTTGTTGAGAAGCTGCTAGCCAAAGGAACGCCAATTGATGCCGTTGGTTTTCAGATGCATGTATCCATGTATGGGCCGGACGTGCAACAGATTCGAGAAGCTTTTAACAGGGTAGCTGCACTTGGAGTGAACATTCAGGTGACGGAACTGGACGTTTCCATCTATTCAGGGTCTTCGGAACAGGAGAAGGCTGTAACGGAGGAGTTAATGCTAGAGCAGGCTTACCGTTATCGTGAGTTGTTCGACTTGTTCCACGAATTCGATGAACGAGGTGTAATGGATAGTGTGACCGTGTGGGGACTTGCTGATGATGGCACATGGCTTGATAATCATCCGGTGAAAGGGCGTAAAGATGCACCATTGCTGTTTGATCGAAAATTGAAAGCGAAACCGGCCTATTGGGCATTGGTGGACGCGTCCGCGCTTCCGGTATATCGCAATGAATGGACAGCGCCTAAGGCTAGTGTTTCTCTCCCGGATCGCAAAGGGCAGGAAGATATGCTTTGGGGGGCTGTAAGAGGGCTAAATATTCATCATCTGGCAGATGGTACATCCGGGTTTACCGGTGAGGCGAGAGTACTATGGGATGCCAAAAAGGTGAATTTAAGAGTGGAAGTAAAGGATACCACACGTCGCAAAGGTGATCAGGTTCAGGTTTTACTTGCGGAAGAAACGCAGGGTACGGTCGCTGCATCTTCTGGAGATATTTTATTTGCTAAGAAGAAAAATCCGCCGCCTGTAAATGGTCAGTATACGTTCAAACGAGAGGGCGGTAAAGGCAAGGATAAAAATGTGTACAGCGTACAGGAGACAAAAACGGGTTATGTTGTGTACGCATCACTACCTTTGTCAGCCGCTTTATTAACAGAAGGGCAGGTACTGTCCCTGGATTTTCGAATTATGGACGAATATGCTGCTGGAAAGACAGCTACGATCGTATGGAACGATATTTCCGATCAGCAGCCGAATATACCTGCCAATCGAGGCAAATTGAAGCTGGGCTCTGCACTGAAACACGCGAAGGTTACTTATGGCACCCCGGTTATAGATGGTCAGAAGGATCGGGTCTGGAAAAAAGCAACATCGATCACCACAGATGTATGGGCACTTGGGGATTCAGGGGCAACGGCAACAGCACAGCTGCTATGGGATGAACAGTATGTATATGTACTGGCAGACGTGAAAGATCCTTTGCGGAGCAAATTAAGCACCAATGCACATGAGCAGGATTCGATCGAGATTTTTATCGACCCGAGCAAAGATCAGACATCATACTACCAGGAGGATGACGCCCAGTACCGGGTTAACTTTGATAATGAGAGTTCTTTTGGAGGAAATGCACGGAAAGAAAGCTTCAAATCAGCCACCCGATTAACAAGTGGGGGATATATAGTTGAGGTGGCGATCCCACTGGATAGCGTTCTGGCTGAAGGGAAAAGATGGATTGGATTCGATCTTCAGGTTAATGATGATGGCGCCGGGGATGGCAAGCGAAGCAGTGTCTCCATCTGGAGTGATGCATCAGGTAATTCTTATCGAGATACTTCCGGTTTTGGCAGTTTGCTACTGACACGCAAATAGGATATTCAGATCTGGATTTGAATGCGAAAATGTCAGCTATTAAACATCCGTATTTCTGGAAAAAAGTGTTGATTTTCAAGGCTAGGACGTTTAGACTATATACATTCATATTAAACGGGTTCCGATGTATGACACCGGCTTGAACTAAGTCTGTGTTCACAAGTCAAATGATGCGGAGGGAGTGCCTGTCATCCAGACAGTGCACTCGCTTCTTTTTTACATTTTTGCATACATATGAGGCATTTCCCGGTTGAAAGGACAGAGTGAGTGGAGCACCTACATGGTACGTACAACTTAGAACTTGTTATTTTATCCTATATTATTGCATCGCTAGCTTCGTACGCGGCGCTTGACCTTGCAGGCCGTGTCAGTCAGGCTAGCGGGGTGGCGCGGAATGTATGGCTCACCTGCGGCGCAGTCTCCATGGGTCTGGGTATCTGGTCCATGCATTTCGTGGGTATGCTGGCATTTGTTCTGCCTACGCAAGTTTCCTATTCCACCGGTAAGGTTGTTTTATCTGTTCTACTCGCTATTGTCGCATCAGGGGTGGCCTTGAACATTGCGGGTAGACAATCGGGCAAGATAAGAAAGCTTATGATTGCTGGCGTACTTATGACTGCAGGGATCAGTTCGATGCATTATGTGGGCATGGCAGCAATGTCGACCCCTGTTACGTATGAACCAGGCAGAGTGGTGTTATCCATTCTAATTGCAGCCATTGCTTCATTCGCGGCATTGTGGCTTATGTTTTTCTTCCGTTATCGTCAATCCAGCCATACCTGGGTTTACAAGATGGGTAGCGGTCTTATTATGGGCGTGGGTATCTCCGGAATGCACTATACCGGGATGTCAGCCGCACAGTTCCATCATTCACATGGCGCAATGGTTAGTTCAGGAATGCAGATTGAGCCAGGTATTCTCGCCTATTTGATTGCATCGGGCACGTTTATTGCACTGGGCTTGACGTTGTTTGGCATATTTATCAATCAGCGAATGTCTCAGAAAGATCGGCGGATTCATGAGAATGAGCAGTGGTATCAGGCCTTGTATCATAACCATTCGGATGCCATTATCTCCGTGGACAAGGAAGGCATTGTCAAAGGGATAAATGTTGCTGTAACGACGATTACCGGATATCCTGAAAAAGAGGTCATGGATCGTTCCATTGACGAGATTGCTCAGCGGATCGAAATAGAGTGGATCAGTGAATTTGATTCCATCGACTGGGATGATAATCGTCTGGAGCAGGTGCACTATATGGCCAAAATGAGGGACGTACAGGGTGAACTTCTGGACCTTAGTATTGTTGTGGTTCCTGTTGTCATTGATGATAAACATGTGGGAAGCCACATTCTAATCAAGGACATTACTGAGGAGAAGCAGGCTCAGGAGAGCATTCGTCACCAGGCTTTGCATGATCCACTGACAGGGCTGCCCAATCGGCGCAAGTTGGATGATATGCTGGCGGGTACGATTCAAGCTTCTGAAGAAGAAGGAAATTCTTTTGCTGTTATGGTAATGGATATAGACCGTTTCAAAATGATTAATGACTCCCTCGGACACTCCGTCGGGGACGTATTTCTAAGAGAAGTCAGCAACCGAATTATAGCAGCGATAGAAGCCTCCGATCCAAAAGCTATGGAAAATGTCATGTTGGCCCGTATGGGCGGTGATGAATTCACACTGGTGGTGACCCATGATCAAGCGACTGAGGTTCGGGTGGCCGAACTCGCGAAACAGATTGTAGAAGCCATTCAGTTACCTTACCGATTAAAGGAAAATGACTTTTACGTGACAGCTAGCATCGGGATTGCGATGTATCCGCACCATGGAGTGGGAGCAGATTCTTTGCTGAAACATGCGGACTCCGCCATGTATGAAGTGAAGAAGAATGGCAAGAACGGTTTTCAGTTCTATACCGCCCAACTCGATTCGGAACTCTATGAACGTATTGAGCTGGAAGGTTACTTGCGTAAAGCGTTGGAGCGCGAGGAGATGGTCCTGTATTATCAACCGCAGATTCGTACCGAGGATAGCCGCATGATTGGTGTGGAGGCTCTTATTCGTTGGAATCATCCACTCAAAGGTCTGCTCGCACCTAATGTATTCATCCCGCTCGCAGAAGAGACAGGTATGATCTATGAGATTGGTAACTGGACGCTGCGGGAAGCGTGCAGGCAGATGAAGCTCTGGCATGCCAGTGGTGGACCGCTCATTCCGGTATCGGTTAACTTGTCCAGCCAGCAGTTCCATCAATCCAATTTGGTAGAACAGGTCAAGAATGCACTTCATGAGACAGGGCTGGATGCACGATATCTGGAGCTGGAGATTACAGAGAGTATGATGATGGATGCAACAGTATCCACGGCGATCCTGAACGAACTGACAGCATTGGGTGTCAAGATCAGTCTGGATGATTTCGGTACGGGATACAGTTCACTGAGTTATCTGAAGCATTTCCCGATTCATAAGCTCAAGATTGATCGTTCATTCGTGACAGACATTACGGAAAATCGGAGCGATCAGGCGATTGTGGCAACCATTATTTCGATGGCTCAGAATCTCCAGATGGAAGTGATTGCCGAAGGCATTGAGACGAAAGGGCAGTTGGATATTCTGATGCAGAATGACTGCCGGGAGATACAGGGGTATTATTTCAGTCGTCCACTGCCTGCAAGTGAAGTGGAACATGACTTTTTTGTACCGCTGCGGTTGCAGGGCAATGGTACACCACCGGTACAATCCTAATCCTATAAATACCAAGCGGCAAGTCCCCGTGTGTGTCGGGAACTTGCCGCTTTTTGTTTACTTTTTATTTTTATATAACACTGGATAAAAGTATAGAGTTCAATACAACATATCGTACAAACGGTTGAATATAACGATCTGCTTCGGTCCTAGAGCTTAATATCCTTAACAGAATGAAGCAATTCCTCGGCCATTAGAGCCAGCGCTTGAGACGAAGAGGTTATTTCCTCCATCGTTGCCAGCTGCTGTTCTGTCGCAGCCGATACACTGATTGTACCGGAAGAAGTTTCTTCTGCTACTATTGCTACTCCCTGCAATGTTTCAGCAAGCTTAACGGTGTCTTCCGACAATTGATGAGACGCTTCGGATACGGAATTAATTTGGGAAGTGACCGAGTCGACAGCCTCCCGAATATGCAGGAATGATTCGCCTGCGGTCGAGACCGCTATAATACCAGCTTGGACAACTTCATTACCTTCTCTGACATTATGGACCGTCACCTGAGTATCTGCTTGAATAGAACGAACGAGCTCAGCGATTTGCTTACTTGAGAGTGAGGACTGTTCCGCAAGCTTACGTACCTCTGACGATACGACAGCGAAGCCGCGACCCGCTTCACCAGCACGCGCTGCCTCAATTGCGGCATTAAGCGCAAGTAGATTGGTCTGCTTGGCAATCGTTGAAATCACTTCAACAATTTGGCCGATCTCATTGGACCGAGAGCCAAGTACATGAACGCCATCCTCTATTTTCTTAACTGTTGATTGAATATCCTCCATCTGACGTATAGCAGACTGTACGGCTATCGTGCCATCTGCAGCTGTCTGTGTTGCAACATTCGATTTATCAGCGACTTCGCGGGCGCTATGAGCGATATTCCTTGACTCCACTGACATATTGCCGACAAAAGCTACACTTTCCTGAACGACAGCTATTTGCCGTTCTGAACCACTGGCTACCTGCTCGATAATTTCGACGACTTGCTCCGTTGCTTTGGTCGTTTGCTCTGCACCTGCCATCAATTGCTCTGACGACGCGGCAACTTGCATCGCATTTTGCGATACTTGCTCAATAAGACTTCGTAAGTTTTCAGTCATCCGTTGGAAAGATACAGCAAGTGAACCGATCTCATCTCGGTTTTTCACTTTAACTGGTTCGCTTGTCAAATCACCG belongs to Paenibacillus sp. FSL H8-0079 and includes:
- a CDS encoding methyl-accepting chemotaxis protein, with amino-acid sequence MKLTISKKLYSGFISILLLLCLIATVSYLQINSIDTTYQKLLSDRADIVSKVKTLSLAIKDENLSINTFLLMGEEDDITSYREAVRSYAMVSQEIQSRTTDPNDWLLLQGLDLLQQNFTTNAEEIIEFKKQNEVENYMKLTLKNEPIIDKFMQTADRYIKIQEDALAQSLNDTQSSIADSKRFVIILLIVTILAGIGIAFFISRMITLPIRRITSVAELIAAGDLTSEPVKVKNRDEIGSLAVSFQRMTENLRSLIEQVSQNAMQVAASSEQLMAGAEQTTKATEQVVEIIEQVASGSERQIAVVQESVAFVGNMSVESRNIAHSAREVADKSNVATQTAADGTIAVQSAIRQMEDIQSTVKKIEDGVHVLGSRSNEIGQIVEVISTIAKQTNLLALNAAIEAARAGEAGRGFAVVSSEVRKLAEQSSLSSKQIAELVRSIQADTQVTVHNVREGNEVVQAGIIAVSTAGESFLHIREAVDSVTSQINSVSEASHQLSEDTVKLAETLQGVAIVAEETSSGTISVSAATEQQLATMEEITSSSQALALMAEELLHSVKDIKL
- a CDS encoding EAL domain-containing protein — protein: MEHLHGTYNLELVILSYIIASLASYAALDLAGRVSQASGVARNVWLTCGAVSMGLGIWSMHFVGMLAFVLPTQVSYSTGKVVLSVLLAIVASGVALNIAGRQSGKIRKLMIAGVLMTAGISSMHYVGMAAMSTPVTYEPGRVVLSILIAAIASFAALWLMFFFRYRQSSHTWVYKMGSGLIMGVGISGMHYTGMSAAQFHHSHGAMVSSGMQIEPGILAYLIASGTFIALGLTLFGIFINQRMSQKDRRIHENEQWYQALYHNHSDAIISVDKEGIVKGINVAVTTITGYPEKEVMDRSIDEIAQRIEIEWISEFDSIDWDDNRLEQVHYMAKMRDVQGELLDLSIVVVPVVIDDKHVGSHILIKDITEEKQAQESIRHQALHDPLTGLPNRRKLDDMLAGTIQASEEEGNSFAVMVMDIDRFKMINDSLGHSVGDVFLREVSNRIIAAIEASDPKAMENVMLARMGGDEFTLVVTHDQATEVRVAELAKQIVEAIQLPYRLKENDFYVTASIGIAMYPHHGVGADSLLKHADSAMYEVKKNGKNGFQFYTAQLDSELYERIELEGYLRKALEREEMVLYYQPQIRTEDSRMIGVEALIRWNHPLKGLLAPNVFIPLAEETGMIYEIGNWTLREACRQMKLWHASGGPLIPVSVNLSSQQFHQSNLVEQVKNALHETGLDARYLELEITESMMMDATVSTAILNELTALGVKISLDDFGTGYSSLSYLKHFPIHKLKIDRSFVTDITENRSDQAIVATIISMAQNLQMEVIAEGIETKGQLDILMQNDCREIQGYYFSRPLPASEVEHDFFVPLRLQGNGTPPVQS
- a CDS encoding endo-1,4-beta-xylanase: MGGKWLRLCMAAVMVLSLLPGIGTEGSHVKAAAAGDTLLAHSYEDGTTQGWMARGGVTVAATGDQAYEGAYSLQTTGRTAAWNGPALSLTGVVEKGTVVEISGYVKLVAGSVPANLKFTVERRDGNQPAQYDQVNAAQQVTDQEWVKLQGQYSFQQGTDLLLYLESADPTSAYLLDAFNVRLVTPAPENPGEPVEPGAQLFTADFEDGNLGNWRSRGSEHLEVVTGIGHNSTHSLKTSSRTETFHGPLIEVLDHLQKGSTVHVSFWAMYDEGPASQVINGSLEKEYNDDSANREYASFASTTLNKGEWKKIEADIVVPGENSGITGLRVYAETPWKQSEQVTPADTIPFYIDDVSITAAEQIEIEEDIPNLASTLATSYALGAAIDLSALDEQDPHSQLLTKHFNSITAGNFMKMDAMQPREGQFVWSEADRLVNFAEANNMQVRGHTLLWHSQVPEWFFTHPDDVSQPATREQLLLRMKTHIQTIMNRYQGQVHTWDVVNEVISDGGGLRNEASGSKWRDIIGDVDGDGDDSDYIELAFRYAREADPDAVLVINDYGLEGSASKLNDMVELVEKLLAKGTPIDAVGFQMHVSMYGPDVQQIREAFNRVAALGVNIQVTELDVSIYSGSSEQEKAVTEELMLEQAYRYRELFDLFHEFDERGVMDSVTVWGLADDGTWLDNHPVKGRKDAPLLFDRKLKAKPAYWALVDASALPVYRNEWTAPKASVSLPDRKGQEDMLWGAVRGLNIHHLADGTSGFTGEARVLWDAKKVNLRVEVKDTTRRKGDQVQVLLAEETQGTVAASSGDILFAKKKNPPPVNGQYTFKREGGKGKDKNVYSVQETKTGYVVYASLPLSAALLTEGQVLSLDFRIMDEYAAGKTATIVWNDISDQQPNIPANRGKLKLGSALKHAKVTYGTPVIDGQKDRVWKKATSITTDVWALGDSGATATAQLLWDEQYVYVLADVKDPLRSKLSTNAHEQDSIEIFIDPSKDQTSYYQEDDAQYRVNFDNESSFGGNARKESFKSATRLTSGGYIVEVAIPLDSVLAEGKRWIGFDLQVNDDGAGDGKRSSVSIWSDASGNSYRDTSGFGSLLLTRK